In Candidatus Aramenus sp. CH1, one DNA window encodes the following:
- a CDS encoding uracil-DNA glycosylase — MAKIVIVGLAPAARGGNRTGRMFTGDKSANNLTWVLYEAGLANKPTSEHKNDGLLLKVYVTSAVKCVPPENKPTTEEIRNCNAFLVDEIRMLKNAKVFVALGRVAWDALLVAFKQLGYQVPKVSFSHGAEVLLRGEKDVWLLGSYHPSPRNVNTGKLSKEMLLQVILRAKELVGNSLP, encoded by the coding sequence ATGGCTAAGATAGTTATTGTAGGACTTGCCCCCGCAGCTAGAGGTGGAAACAGAACTGGGAGAATGTTTACCGGAGATAAAAGCGCAAACAACCTAACGTGGGTCCTTTACGAAGCCGGGTTAGCAAACAAACCAACGTCTGAGCACAAAAATGACGGCCTCCTGCTTAAGGTTTACGTAACCTCTGCCGTAAAGTGCGTTCCTCCAGAAAACAAACCAACAACCGAGGAAATAAGGAACTGTAACGCCTTTCTGGTTGACGAGATAAGGATGCTGAAGAACGCTAAGGTTTTTGTTGCTCTGGGAAGGGTAGCTTGGGACGCTTTATTAGTTGCTTTTAAACAGCTGGGATACCAAGTGCCTAAGGTAAGCTTCTCTCACGGGGCAGAAGTCTTGTTAAGAGGCGAGAAAGACGTTTGGTTATTGGGCTCTTATCACCCAAGCCCTAGAAACGTGAACACTGGAAAACTTTCTAAGGAAATGCTTCTTCAAGTGATTTTAAGAGCAAAAGAGCTAGTGGGAAATTCATTACCTTAA